ccaataaataaaatttctgacttagaaaaaaaattgatggaaAAATAACTAATGTTAAATATTTAGGGTGCGTTTAGTTTAAGGtttgaaatatataaaatacttacaaattttttgaatgctttaattttttgtttagtcaaatttttttttttaaagtattctCATTCACTTTTACCTTAAGTAAAAAATTGGgcaaaacactaaaataagccaaggggaagaaatttttacGTAAATCCGCCAAACCAAAATTTAGTTCATGAATTAATCAATGCATGTTTATATGTAGTTCGAATCAATTAGATTCGAACTCAATCTACacataattcgaatcatattgcttcgaattatacacaaaactcacacacacactaattcgaatcaacttgattcgaattacacacataaaataattcgaatcaagtttATTCGAATTACAccctgatttattaaaaaaattaataatttattaaaaaataataatttaaaattaaaaaatatatattttatttcatgcattaaaaaaagctaacaaaatatttaattacgagacttctttaaaatattaatgagctatCAATTCGAATTTCATATAAtgttgattaaaattttaaatcaacttGCATGGgctagaatttttatgaaacaTGGTTAAAGAATTGAAGAAGCAAAGTTTGAGTTGAATACAATAATCATCAATTGGCTAGATATTGCTAGAAGTTAACATATTGGAAGCTTGAAGAGTTTTGAAGAACATTCAAGAGAATAGCACAATTATAACATTCTACAACattgaagaaattcaaaatcaaattgaattgaaattagAAGATTATGAAAACTACATGAATACAAGTTGAAAGATAATTCATGAAACCAACTCATGAAATGGTGGTCATTACAAAATTGATTAgtgatttataaattattattttagtaggaagcattgcctatataaaggcacatATACCTTGTGTATTGTATATGTGTTCCATAAATGAAATTGAATATGTTTTGAAATATTAGAAATTCTCTCTTTAGTATTATGAGTGTTAGTGAGTTtgaaagatgaaaaatataatagcgTCATTTATATGAGTGAGTGATCTTAGGGTCAATATAGTGTGGAtattttacttataaaaatcacaaaaatattttgaaattcaattttttaaaaaatttaattttacctAACTTTTGGTTCTCTCAATCTTATTCTCAGATGGAGAACATACAGTCCATGAACACACTAAGACTCCAACATTTGGCGAGTCATCGTGTCAAGGCAACGACAATAGTGGTGGTGATGGTAGGGGGTTATGGCAGTGGATGAGGTGGCAACTACTATTGTAGGGGAGGAGGCTAAGCGGTAATCTAGATAGACTCCATAGAACTGATGATGATAGATAGAGTGGTATTATCAAAAGTTTAAAACTAAtgtattgatatatttttttattatataaaaataataaagatcgAANNNNNNNNNNNNNNNNNNNNNNNNNNNNNNNNNNNNNNNNNNNNNNNNNNNNNNNNNNNNNNNNNNNNNNNNNNNNNNNNNNNNNNNNNNNNNNNNNNNNNNNNNNNNNNNNNNNNNNNNNNNNNNNNNNNNNNNNNNNNNNNNNNNNNNNNNNNNNNNNNNNNNNNNNNNNNNNNNNNNNNNNNNNNNNNNNNNNNNNNNNNNNNNNNNNNNNNNNNNNNNNNNNNNNNNNNNNNNNNNNNNNNNNNNNNNNNNNNNNNNNNNNNNNNNNNNNNNNNNNNNNNNNNNNNNNNNNNNNNNNNNNNNNNNNNNNNNNNNNNNNNNNNNNNNNNNNNNNNNNNNNNNNNNNNNNNNNNNNNNNNNNNNNNNNNNNNNNNNNNNNNNNNNNNNNNNNNNNNNNNNNNNNNNNNNNNNNNNNNNNNNNNNNNNNNNNNNNNNNNNNNNNNNNNNNNNNNNNNNNNNNNNNNNNNNNNNNNNNNNNNNNNNNNNNNNNNNNNNNNNNNNNNNNNNNNNNNNNNNNNNNNNNNNNNNNNNNNNNNNNNNNNNNNNNNNNNNNNNNNNNNNNNNNNNNNNNNNNNNNNNNNNNNNNNNNNNNNNNNNNNNNNNNNNNNNNNNNNNNNNNNNNNNNNNNNNNNNNNNNNNNNNNNNNNNNNNNNNNNNNNNNNNNNNNNNNNNNNNNNNNNNNNNNNNNNNNNNNNNNNNNNNNNNNNNNNNNNNNNNNNNNNNNNNNNNNNNNNNNNNNNNNNNNNNNNNNNNNNNNNNNNNNNNNNNNNNNNNNNNNNNNNNNNNNNNNNNNNNNNNNNNNNNNNNNNNNNNNNNNNNNNNNNNNNNNNNNNNNNNNNNNNNNNNNNNNNNNNNNNNNNNNNNNNNNNNNTATAAAAATGATCAAATATATGCCACACTAacattaacttattttttattaaaatcaaatttaaaaatttaatttgatataaatttttatttgtaaacttTAATCCAAACATATATAACCGTTTGTGTAACATGATCAAATTTGCTTCCAGATTTACCTGTATGAAATTTTTAGAACCCGTTTTTAACTTATTCACATTTATGTGCTATAGCATTGATCATTGTTCTCTGGCTTCTTTTTTGGAAAATAatgtcttttactttttacttgaTAGATATAGCTCAATTTAGAGAGATAGTTTtactttgttaaaaaattaattaaattttctcactttatataaaatttaaattaaattgaaatcatATTTTAGAGTGACAAATTCAATATTTAATCTCAAATCACTATTtataacatataatttacaaataaatattgatataacattttataaaatctaaaataaaattaaattaaaactatgTATTGAAAATGAGCTaaccaacttttttttttttacactgAAAATATTGCTTGCTAGCATTTTCTGTGGAATTTTAGATAGGAATGCATTTTggttatatacaaattaaaatgtaTCTTCCACGAgtagtatttattatttttattaagaaaatatagGAAAACTTGTTTGTGCATGTGTGACAACCCCTAAAACATTTAAACAGATTGTCCAAGCGTCATAACTACGCCAAGGAATACAAACAAATTTGGGCAAGCAACACAAATTAACAGTTACTTTAAACATCTATCTATAGTAACTAGAGAACAAAGCTGATGCATGTTTACTTGTTTAGCGAGTATAGATAATCTCATACACTCCTAAAATATGGATAATGTCGAGAGGGAGCAGGTGGACCATGACCCGGTTACCGGCAGCGAAATATGGGAAATAACGAAGCCTAACATGCATATTAATATATGCAACAGTCGTGGTCACCATTTAATTTAATGTGACGATATAAATACTATGCTGAAAATTCAGGTAGAGtcgacttcatgtgaagttgatacttgagagccgtcctgagttttcaccaaatactatatataaaataataaattagatgAAATTGGCAGTTGGCAAATAATTAAGaatgaaagtaaactaatgcAACGTTAATTAACTAACTCATTCCATAGTTTCTGCGTGgcacatatgtatatatatgacgAATTGATGCAAGTGTTCAACTAATAACGCACGAGAAGGAATACAATAAACGAACGTaacaaatacaaaatttatataCGGGGAGAAAATCACGAGTTATTGGGTTtacgttgttgttgttgttgattattTGTTCTTCTAAGAGAAAAAGCATCGCCATGTCTCATAATCCAGAATCTCTCAATTTCTTCTGCTTTACGACCTGGAATGCGCCCGGCTATCAAATCCCACCTGTTCATGCATCATCATAACAACGTACTAACTACTAAGTATTAAGCTATTAGCTActtaattaattcaataataagttccataaattaataacatctatatatgtataattcTAAAGAGGTATCATGACGAGTTATTAAACTACAACTAACAAACCCAACTCCCGTTCCATTATATTGCATGCAGGtacatattattataataaaaaaatattatttgtacactaaaattaatcactaaaatcaggcaccaatatatttatatataaatatatgtgtagtttaatttattttcaatgtatatttatatttcagtatgtattttatattgatggctaattttagtagctgattttagtatacacgTAACATAATTCTATTATAATATATGATAAGAGTAGTGTTAGGGGCAGCACTTTTGTTAAATTCTAATCAGCACTACTTAAccatcaaaagaaaattaaatgattCTGCACCATTAAATACaatttcacaccattaaaaacatcattaatgataattaataactaaaaactaCAAAATTTATTGACCCTTAaactttttcatataataatatataaaaatgttatgtgtatactaaaattaatgactaaaaTCGATCACCAATatattgtgtataaatatatgtgttttaatttatttttaatatatatttatattttaatatatattttatattaataattaattttagtgattaAGCATCATCGGTTAATATATTCATTAGCGGTTGTTGAAATTAGATAGCTGCTTAGGTAAATAAAATGTAAACCAAAGATAGCTAGTAAGGATGTGTGGGTGTCTGTGTATAGAAGAGAATAATGTAAGATTGCAACAAACGATGAACTGGGCTATAATACATtgtatcaaaaatattatttgtaagcTAATATCagacattaaaattaattattatatatttatataaaggATAAGTAGCTAGCAAAAGAGTAAGATGAACCGGCACATgtatcaaaataattttgttcATATCAGCTGGTTCATTTTGTtcttaagattaaaattaaccaaataTATCATTCATTAAACATAATAGGATTTAACTActttgtgttttaaaaatatatttttaaaatataataataaatttttttaatatttttgatgtatttaatgtattaaaaatgtaaaagaaaaaatattttttataaaacattatttttatagtttaatcTATGTCTTTAAAAGACAATTtagcaaaattcaaaagaataaagaaaataaaatctggATGGTTGTTTGTGACGTTGTGCGTGCCCTACCTACCCACTAACTAAAAAGAAGgaagattattttaaaaaaaaaaatgaagaaagatgCATATACCTATCGCCAACAAGGCCATACATCCTGCGAATAAGATCCTCCTCTTGCTCGCTCATTTCTATAAATTCCCACTCATTACTACTCACTTCTGCATCcattaacattattattatataaattaacaaaaagaagtgtgtgtatgtgtgtgtgtgtgtggaaTGAGATGAGAAGAGAGCGATGAAAATTAAACGAACCTTCAGAGTTAGTACTTGCAGTTGTAGAGAGCTTTGCCTTATTCTTCTGGGAACGGCGCTCCTCCATTATATTTTATGAGAGCCCACAACAGAGCAAATataattctctttcttttcaaaCTGCTgcgaaacaaaacaaaacacaagCCACTTATTATATAGCTTTGGCCATTATTCTTCAGTCAAACTAACTAACACGTACcttcaaatatatataatatttttttccccCGATCCCCTAATGTTCAAAGGTACTTCGAATatagtttttttatattataacttTTAAGTGTGTACCCCGTtgaagactaaaataaaaacaaaagagcaAAGTAAaagtttaataattttaatttatattggtCAATATTTTcagttaataatttaattatttttaattaataatttaatattatatttttaaaaaatatttttaaatgttattaGTTAAACCGTTagtcaaaaataatatattgtgTTGACTTTATAATGTTGGAATTCTTGAATTCTTTAATCTCTAAGACCATTTataataaatcattaaaaaatatacgaGAGATTCGTGAACATGATTTAAAGAGCTGAATTTGATTCTTGTGTTTCTTTGATCTTCCTCGACCAAAATttactaattattattttaggttGAATAACAACTCTTTGATAGGGTAAGAGTTGTAAGATAATTTTGGTATATTAAAGACCAAAATTCTAGAGCTATATTTATACTTGGCTATGAATTTCCATTGTATCTTAAAGGcccatataaaataaaatatttagttttattctcatttaaatttaaattaaaaataacaataacttATTtcatttagtataaataagatcaTTTATATAAGTCATATATTATGAAATAGCTaatgtgattataattaataatatgtattgtccataaataaattaaaaaattatattttttaacaatttttcatttaaattatgcatatatattttttagaaataattatatcttacaAATTTTATGTATgcatttaaatattatttcttgattattttaataatttaatctaTCTCATATATCGGTTATAAACTTATTGTAACTTTTATATTAGGATTAAAGTTTatgtaattagaaaaataaattaaattgataaatttttataaatataattaatttgtaaaaagtgaatttaattaataaatttttttcaaaaataaatttaagaaaaNNNNNNNNNNNNNNNNNNNNNNNNNNNNNNNNNNNNNNNNNNNNNNNNNNNNNNNNNNNNNNNNNNNNNNNNNNNNNNNNNNNNNNNNNNNNNNNNNNNNNNNNNNNNNNNNNNNNNNNNNNNNNNNNNNNNNNNNNNNNNNNNNNNNNNNNNNNNNNNNNNNNNNNNNNNNNNNNNNNNNNNNNNNNNNNNNNNNatttttatattataataaattagaacataatagataaatatatCGGTAGAAATTCAAATGCAGtaaactttacgtgaagttgatagttgagaattgtttaataatttaactgatttgattaaatttttatctaataacttttcattatcaacttcacgtgaaatcgaCTACACTTGAGTTTTcactaaatatattttatatttacaaaaataaatttgaataacAAACACCACTGTTAATATAaagtttatataaaatattttatgctAATAACTTTGTTAAattcagtaaaaaaaattactttgatAAATTACATTGTATgagtataaattaaataaatcatttaatatatatttattgacTTGTGAATCGATATTTAAAACTTACATAATTTTAGCACGTACACTAACGTAAACatatatagatatttaattatacattattattacaTTACCCTAACAATTAtttaacttatatatataattttaaattgtttaataTAACTTCACATTAATAAAATTCACATATgatgataatatatataatcaaacaATAGTGTAAATTTTTCTAGGCTCTTGACATATGGCAATTTGTTTGGTTATACCATTAGTTTGATAAAAAGTAAAGAAGGATAGATATATTAACTATCAAAAAGctcataaattatatttttcttttaaagacTAGTTAACTTTTGAATATTacaaagatattttgaaaaatccatAATAAAAGTtgcacttttcataatttagtaAATATAAAGTTATCCATAGTGTAAGGCATTTCGTAGTAATAAAAGCCTTTTTCCAAAAGCTACTTtaattcttattcttttctttttctttttctttttctttgacgAAGCGTATTAATTACAGTAGATGTCAGCTTGTAACTTTGACCAATCATGTAACAAACGGAGCTAACTTTGAATGTTGAAGAGAAGCTTCCCCATGGAAACTTGTGGTATTAAGTGGGAATCGTACGAAGCTTCTATTCGTTCAAGGATGTGGACCTAACCTAccttattgtttgtttttttgtttttgtttgattatttatttaccCCTGTTCAGTATTCAGTATTCACTATTCACCGCTGCCTCCTTCCATATTCATTCATTGATACATGACGATGCATCCAAAATTACACGGCAATTCACATGTTTAAATCAAATAGAGATGAAAACTAtccaaatataatatttttaaactgTTTAAATCTGAATTCTAATTTATGTAATATAATCTGCAATAGTGTGAAGGATTTTAGGAACTATCACGCAAAGTCTCACAGCGAGTCGCGAATTAGGTGTGAAAACTACCAAAGCTTATACCATCATCAGCGGATTACCTTAAATCATTGGCAACCTATTAATGAAAAAGTTTAGGAaacagtatttttattaaaatttgattagtatttaattaataaaaaaataattttatattattgaataaaattttatactattaaaaatattaataataactaattaataattacaaatcataaaatttattattttttaatactcCTCAACTTATAAATTAGAGTGAAAATAGGTCAGCTGGTGTGTTAATAAAAATCTGCAACTTGATTTATATTTggctttatttaatataaaatagttttaaattcagactaatttaaaaatttaattttgttattagaCCAAATTGAAgttcacaaaataatttaatagacctgttaaatttatttaaatttgttaaatataaataaatataaaaatatttttttataattaaaatttttaaattttttatactttattacaaatattttttatattttaaatactttaaaaatttagatttattttagtaaaaaattatatatatcagATCTTTTTATCAGATTTTGGGTCAGACCAGATTCAATAATAGACAAAGTTTAGTACTTAAAATAAAGCCTATAATATAACAGGTTACAGATTATGTTCAAACTAGTTAAATACATTATAGGTCTAACCTGTTTTCACCCCTACCTATAAAGCCACCATCTATCGTTGCGAATTAGAGGCACAAAAAGATGTGCGTCATTCGCTTTGGCTAGCCGCAAATTACGTGAAAACTGTATACCAAAAATTGCTAGCCGCCATCAAGGTTTATGGAGGCTT
The Arachis duranensis cultivar V14167 chromosome 5, aradu.V14167.gnm2.J7QH, whole genome shotgun sequence genome window above contains:
- the LOC107488312 gene encoding MYB-like transcription factor ETC3: MEERRSQKNKAKLSTTASTNSEEVSSNEWEFIEMSEQEEDLIRRMYGLVGDRWDLIAGRIPGRKAEEIERFWIMRHGDAFSLRRTNNQQQQQLFGENSGRLSSINFT